The genomic stretch AGAGATATAAGTTTTACACTTAAGTCTGTGTCTAATCAGTGCTTACAATGGTACGGTGTTGCCTTCAAAATACCTACAATCATCATCAGAATAAATCAATTTGGGGGGTAACGTTACATTTCcgctatttctaaaaataaaatcggGCGACCTTTTGTGTCCAAAATGTTACGTCTCGAAAAATCAATTTTTTTACGATAACGCTGTTTACTTTCACATATCGGTTGCGCAAAGGCGCCGGAAAATAACTGCACACATTATTTGATGACGTAGAACGCATTCAACGAATTTGTGTACACAAAAGCTGACAACATGGCCGAATCTTCGACACGAGTTCGGTAAGTGAAGAGAGTTACGTCTGAAATAACCTAACCTAGCCTTAAACATCCGAGTTTTTTTGTGAAACGACATGCCTTAGGTatcgttttattgttttaaagtaatTCGAATAGAATTATGATTTGACTTTGGTacgaaaataaaatgcaaatgaaTAAAGGACGACAGAACTGCAAGATTCAATGGCGATGTTCAAAATAGACGTCGTGTCCAAGTTACATCTTAGGAATGAAAATGCATTTAGTCGTCTTTGTTGTCTGCTACGACTTATATTTTCCCACATACTTGTGCCTGGATGGAAACAAATTAGAGATTACCCTGTtccatgttttaaattgttatgtttaaccAAATACAGTGTTTGAACAAAAGATGTAACGTGGACTACATTTTCGACATAAAGGATGTAACTTGGACTACAATTAATTGGGAAACCCATtggaactgttttttttaaattgagtaGTAACATAAAAGATGGGTATATgctgcaaagggttaatgtcatTCACAGTTATTTTTAAGAATTCATTTTCTTTCTAGTTTGAAACtatattgaactgtctttgaaatttgaaatcaatgtctggcaaacttttaatatgtttgtatacatgtatatatttaataaatttataatttgatttttggagATAattcagaatttcaaataaaggtgtttttttaatgagACAATTTCTTGTTCCAAACCATAAACGACACTTAAGTACTGAAGTGAGCATTTAATAGGAAGCAGCTAAACATGCCATTGAATCAAGCAAGCATTTGTTTTAAAGCTAGAAACACCTTACTTGTTATAAGTAACAATAGTATAGAAGCTTTTGTTTTACTATATAAGCAGCAACTTTAACTCAATAGTTAACAACtaaacatgtattacattttaGGTGGATGAATGGCCGTGGGTCATATTCTTCAAGAAATATAAAGATAATGCATGGGTTATGAATGAAATAAGGCATACCATCCTTGAATCAGATATCCAGAGAAAGTTGGAACCACCTAAAGTGTCCAAGCTAGGTCGTCGGCTACTTTACAGATTTGAAAGTAAGTTGAAGTATTTAATGTTACATTAAGTATGCATCAACTGtgacatgtacattgtaaatgtACTGTGGCCTAATGGTTAAGGTGTCCGCCTTGGGACCGGGAGGTTGAAGGTTCGAGCCCAAGAGGGAGCGTTTGTCCAGGAAATGTTTCTTTTGGGACTTATTATAAAATGGCCAGTTCCTGAGCCGCGAGCTAGTTAAATTAATGGTTAGTGACTGAAATCCGTCTGGCATCTTGCCTAGTGATAGAAGTTGGGAGGTACTTGGTATAATCAGTTGGAAGTGTCTCATAAGCCAGACTGACTTACCCTTttaataggggtgacactataataaacaaaacctttacctacatacatttgttttctcagattttgAAGCATTTCCCCcgtctttgaattttaaaaatatgtaactCATCCTATATTTCCAGGTTACAAGGAAGACAAGTGAAGCAGAGAGAGAGGGAGAAATACCATGTTTGCAGTTTAGAGTTTGCTGTTGTTTTAGTCTGTGAAAATCTcagaataaataatatgttaattacTATCTGTCTCCTTAAaagctattatttttttattaccctGCAAGTTAAAATCCGTTTATCTGATTGGTCAATATGCACTGAATATAGTTTAATATTCCTTGTCAttcatatattgatataaaatcaGATTTGTGGTTTAATTTTTGAAGGTGTTTAGCCCCTTTGAAGTTCTGTAATGTGCttagttttttattttgaaaagtgaACCAATTAACTAACCAATTAGCTAACCAATTAGTTAACATTGTTTAATGCAGGTTGGAATTAATGCTGAAATATAGGAGCTTTCAGCATTTCTTTCAATCAGCATTAAACTACATACATGAAAAGGTGAAAATAGGATAAACTTCGGTTATCTCTTCGCAATTTGTCTGATTTCTTTGacatcgagataacgagagtcaTTTTGTCGTCCAATGTTAGTCTCTGATTTCTAAAAACATGTCAGAATTGTCATTTATAATCAAGAATTATGAACTGCTATCGTTTTAAATGTTTCTAAGTAACTAGTCTTTCATTTGGAATCAAAGAAAGGAAAaacttttgattattttaatgttttttattgaataaatgttcaatttttgtgTCCAGTTACATCTTCGATTAAAATTGCACATATTTTAATGTCATGGCACTTTGGAGTGGAAAATCTATGCTAGGAACATGAAGTTGTTGGTAATTCAAGAAAGGAATGAATCTCATTAGAACTGTTcatctatttccaaaattaaaggCATAAAATTCCATCGAGTCCATGTTACATCTCCAAATTCAGGgaaaacaaaacatcataataTAAGGGTACACATCTTAAATATGAATTTGACAATTTCACAGTACAACCGTcttatttcaatacaaatattcacatcattttattttaagtatcatGTTGTGAAAATCCTGGACACCAAACATTTTGAGATGTAACAGAAATTCCTGGACAACGAATTCTGgatcatatagcagttgaactgtccgtcagtcagtatgtcagtgtgtttgtatgtcagtctgtccgtccgaaaaaaaattaacgttggccataacttttgcattattgaagacaGAAACTTGATAtaaggcatgcatgtgtatctcattaagctgcacattttgagtggtggaagttcaaggtcaaggtcatccttcaaggtccaaggtcaaacaaaatatttttttcaaagcggcgttctcatgaagctgcacattttgggtggtggcagttcaaggtcaaggtcatacttcaaggtcaaaggtaattttttttatttcaaagaggcgcaatagggggcattgtgtttctgatgaataTATCTCTTGTTTTAGTCAGGTATACAAGAGTTGTGAGCATTTTGTGAGgttgttctggtctgttgatCTGTCAGTGAGTAAATAAATGTTGACTAAATCGTCTCAGAAACCACAGGGTCCTAGATTGTTAGTTTGTTTTGCATGTAATACTTAAAGTGGTTCTCTACTCAGTTTGTTTCAAATCATGTTGATGGGGACAAAACTTGCCACCCCAAGCTATCAGATGTATAAACAcctttattgtttatttcaataaaccttaaaaaatcttttcaaaaactgatattttgtgtgtaacaaagtatGGTACTCCTcttcaaagtttgctcaaatcatGTGTCTGGGGTCAAAACTTACCAAGCCTATGggtgaaatgatttatttagactgatgtagtaaataaccttaaaaatTGTATTCTAAGAAACCACAAGGGTCTGGGGTTTAATGTTTGGTGTTTAACATCATATGTGGTCCTCTACATAGTTTGATCAAATCATGACACTGGGGCAGTCTTTGTATTAGCCTACAAGCCCGAAGCCCAagtcgattcttgggccggttggtcgatcctaaatgcttataaaatagcccgaccggtcgattaaatatttgagcgttatatcaataacctgatttatacccgtttttaagaggcacgattaaatttgctatttaaatgcctaaaatgacgttatacttttaaagaattgcatgaacacatgcggccgccatttttttaaactgttgtgTAAACATGcgggtatgttgctatttaaagtaatgatgatGCCCAATCGAGAGGAGATTATTCAAACTGACCATGCgtagatcacgttccgggatgttaGCGCATCGGtcacttcgtaatgttttaaaataatgaccaatctagaagcgtacttaattttagaagcgtttttcgaaaatgtatttataagtcatgaaaaatggacgaagtaatttttcaataaagataaaagagtctgtaagggatattgtacgcattgggttacaaacaaattgatccttattacagttagatttccatgtgttttattcaattattcttgcgtattagaagacgtttttttcaactaattattaataattgtagaaatTTCGTTTCTTCTGTAATCTCTTTCTGCTACGTGACCtactttgctacttataatctgcttacgaatatacaatacttttcacggttgacacatgcttatcaaaacatcgggagtaaattgaagaagcagacattgtcatttggtagattgggcaattaacacaaACGGTGGCCTTTTTGTTCTGAAGCCACATGCCGACAATTCGGAAATTTACTggcgattgtcctagtaataatacaataataatcaatttgctttaaataaaaccaaacaccggtcaaactgattaatggaatcattgaatgagaacatgtgtaataataaagttaaaataaacagcataatcatctggtgcattttgtataaaatgcatttcaacaggAAACAGAATAtcctttattactgtaatcacatgcatctgtttttactaatggaagtagattttctgattgttaataactattttggtgttcctggccaaaaaagtcataaaatttatattgaccTCTTCGGGCTATCaaacatgtcttcgggctattcaaaattccatctgaTTAGCCCGAAGGTCTATTTTGCCAAAAAAATTATTGTGAAGACTGACGCTGGGGTCAAAATTCCCCTTACTCTAGGTGTTATTTGTTTTTGTCCCTTACCGGTATTACCggtggggacttatggtttgcgctctgtgtgtccgtgagtctagctgtgagtccgtcagtctgtcacactttctgtctgtctgtctgtctgtctgtctgtctgtctgtctgtctgtctgtctgtctgtctgtctgtctgtctgtctgtctgtctgtctgtctgtctgtctgtctgtctgtctgtctgtctgtctgtctgtctgtctgtctgtctgtctgtcttcattcattcattcatcattcattcattcattcattgtatgtgtgtgtcccaaaactttaatcttggttaaagtttgatttcttgcgcattattgaagatagcaacttcatatttggcatgcatgtgtatctcacaaagctgcacattttgagtggtgaaaagtcaaggtcatctttcaaggtcaaaggtcaaatatcatttatttttcttaccttaaactttaaccttcgttaaagtttggtcataacttttttaatattgaagatagcaagttgatatttggcatgcatgtgtatctcatggagctacacgttttgagtggtaaaaggtcaaggtcatcctcgaaggtcaaatgtaaaatttatggcttcaacgcgatgcaatagggggcattgtgtttctgaaaaacacatctcttgtttcatgtttcatcaccccaacctataaacaagagcagacaactgtatcaagcattttgtaagaattatggccctttttttacttagaatatgcatatttttgataaatctatgttaaagtttacgtaccgcctcaaatattttcaatgtcccttgacatattgctttcacattttgcaaacttctttaccaacatgaccccaacctataaacaagagcagacaactgtatcaagcattttgtaagaattatggccctttttgtcttagtaactgaatattttgttaaattttgtgttcagatccacttgacttataaagtatcaaagctattactttcaaacttcaaatattttctcactatcatgagggtactgtacctgccaagttcaatttgaccttgacctttgaatgaccatgactctcaaggtcaagagtaaattttagttaaattgccataacttctttatttatgataaacttgtattaatactttgacaaaacaacacttacctgaataccacaatggattccacccaaataataccccacgccccaacccagaatccctgccccccccccaacccccccccaaaaaaaatcctttattTTCGAAAgttcatctaataaattaccacaccccacattataccccctctaaaatacaaatatttattgtcccctactggtttcaccggaggggacttatggtttgcgctctgtgtgtctggctgtgagtctgtctgtgcgtctgtctgtgagtctgtcacgcttttctgaatcctgcaaaaactttaaaagttcttaatattttttcatgaaacttgcaacatggatagatggaaatatggacattatgcacgtcatttcattttgttcctaagtcaaaaattgtggttgctatggcaaccaaatgaaataacattctgaaaatggtggaatttctgacaatggtggagccagtaggggactagATTGCTTGACAATTGccttgtttactttatttttgaaggaccgtccaaactttcCACCCAAGCTATTActatcaaatttgaaataaatcttattactttgttttatgtctttacaaatgttcaatacattgcGGAATATATTACTTTGATCTTATtgaattatttgaacaattaccccatgatggcttacgttatactgtcaagcactcgaatagtcgagcgtgctgtcctctgacagcacttgtttaggttattttacattaactttttcatttctacaccgattcacttctaattgatactgaacttcttttatgGCAATACATGCCGCGTTGGGATACCCGTCGGCCTCTGCTGTGCCATTTTTAGttgtatttgtaaagtgtctgGAATACTTGTTGAGTAACGTGTGACATAAAAGTTGCACTGTTGGAAGGACAGACAGGCATGTGCAAGTATAAGCTCTCCCTCCATATTAAGCCTCAAAATATCATGCtttcatttagtttccatttccatagttcttgttattatgccccccttcgaagaagagggggtatattgctttgctcatgtcgatcggtaggtcggtcggtccgtccaccaggtaattgtcgtatgataactcgagaatgcatatgcctaggatcatgaaacttcataggtagattgatcatgattcgcagatgacccctattgattttgaggtcactaggtcaaaggtcaaggtcacggtgacccggaatagtaaaatggttttcggatgataactcaagaacacatacgcctaggatcatgaaacttcataggtagattgatcatgactcgcagatgacccttatcaattttgaggtcactaggtcaaaggtcaaggtcacggtgacctgaaatagtaaaatggtttccggatgataactcaagaacgcttttgcctagtatcatgaaacttcataggtagattgatcatgactcgcagatgacccctattggttttgaggtcacaaggtcaaaggtcaaggtcacggtgacccgaaatagtaaaatgattttcggatgataactcaagaacgcttttgcctaggatcaggacacttcataggtacattgatcgtgactcgcagatgacccctattgattttcaggtcactaggtcaaaggttaaggtcacagtgacaaaaatcgtgctcacacaatggctgccactacaatggacagcccatatggggggcatgcatgttttacaaacagcccttgtttaaatgtgtagatttgtttaaagcattacataatatcactgactatttcttggtatgtacatgtattgattgtttatttcagccagtgcagtaaagtgactcCAATTAATGAGCTGACTGACATGCAGCCCACAGACCTACAGGgactgtcagtggagctggaaactgttcTGGGAGAAATCAAAAGCCTTCAGATCAGTCAGGAGCTCAGTGTTCAGGCATTGCTAAGAACATATAAGGAACATGGGGCAGTCATGATAGAACAAATGCGTggcaatttaaattttaatatagatGATATAGATGAGTGTGGTAATAGTTATGTGAGTACATCGGGCGGacatgagcaatatttaaaagaagagatgtgttgGAGTGTTCTTTTTAtcttgaatgaatttgataatattactgtgaaGGAACTAAACGAGATGagagatgaagttataagcataaaagggtcaattacaagttctattcataaatgcaccagtcttcacaatgacttgtcacatttCCATGAATTTGTTCAGAAAATcggagataataaggagctctgccttatagccagcataaaatgtaagcatataatacagcaggcattaactctgctaggaaagtcaggcaaggtgttTAATGTCCAGAGTATTACTAAGCataatgtgagaataccaagtgataaaGATGTATGTAATATCAGTGGCATATGTGTTCTTCCCGATGGTCAGGTACTGGTTGTAGACTGGATAAATAAGaatgtcaagctgctgaaccagcaataccaggtggtgagtcactgggatgtgaaTGCTTATCCACAGGCCATATGTTTggtcacacccagtgaggttgcagtggctgtgaattATAGCaacataggtgaggtccagtttatcactgtcaaccaaGGAAAGCTTGTTCttggcaggaagtttcagttacaacatcaATGTAGAGATATCGCCCATCACCAAGGAGATCTTTTTGTCACCTCTGGTAAAGAACTGTCCAAATACATGCTGaatggcaaactgatctgcagactcTACCAAGATAGATCAACTGATactacaggtaagaatcatggtgaatccatcctgataacattcctattatgtacagggatttgtctagccattgtgggaaaaggagtctagtcaaattgtgttattttaaatccatacaatgacaaatttgggaatttttatccaCTAAATTAACCGAattggtatttatttttttaatcaacaaatgttgacccattaggcctttatcttgttattttgaaaaaaaaatcatataaattatagttatatactttgtgagatgataataaaataaaattcagatgtaatacATTGTAGCAGAAAACCCACTGATGTATTATAAActatttgttctataattcatatgtgccctttgatTTCTGCAGTAGCCAAtacaagattcagaaatattgatttataaacatgagtaatgaagtattttgactgtcactacatggcatgtctataaatagaaactgagttcctgggaaagagacactttctgaccctgtcttaattttgtggttgttaaatgattgtacatgtacaatatgtttacctgttgatagaactgtgcaattgtttcagtttgtgtaattgtttccatctgtgtaattgttttgcttcaattcatatctaactcacttgtcgcatttcaacatttcaaaggttatcacaatagctctgctactgaagtttattgtcacgcttaactattgaatcattgaaatgtatgcatatattttaaatgtgtaaaggcctctttatagcaacatatgcgtaatacaatatcactgcagtatgtttaataagattatttaacattgacagtaattcaatatcttgatgttactctgttttgcagtaaagaagtgtgctgtgagtcccacaggagacaggctgtacatcaccagctggtacaacaagcttctcaccctggccagggatggcacactcctggctacatacacagacccagcactaggtGGCCCacgtggtctacatgtgacccctgcaggccaggtgctggtctgtggataccTGCCCTActctgtactacaggtgggctgggagggagagagtaagctgtCCACTCTGGCTACTCACAAGGATGGATTATGGTACCCATGGTCAATCTGCTACAGCAGCTCCAcgtcatccatcattgtgggacagcaGTGGAAcgacatcctggtgttcagagtggaatagtgtgtacatgtatgtattagttgttgtaattagtgattagtatttcaatgacaatgtgttgtttagcatacaaacatagtagtgtgtgatgttacaatacaacatttagtgtgtagttaaagatacaaatgatTTATGTGAACATACTGTTATCTGATtacacaatgtgagggtttttgttagaacattagatctaatgcatattatgttatgttgtcataacgtttgtgtcattatggtcctaacatttagttcttgtaaactttgcatgaaaaaacaaagcatttcaactgaaaatttaatatttctacatatatgcacatgtacatagcaactgaggctatttttagactttcatttctataaacaccatgccatgtaagaaatgtatatggatgaatattttttaaataaaatatgaaattgtttaagtaatctttggaggagtatatattgatattttacgcaatgtttacagaaaggtaacacttgatgtgaaatttattaatttgccatattttatgctgttgaacatctgttattgattttcattacatttatataaatttgtgtgagtcctaaatacacatacaagaaaaacatcaagctattttgctgctccagtcgctgctgaatcaggacaaggatgctgaggatgtggtggacaaggatgacctgaataCACATAAGGTAACAAAGACATTTTAATTATCAGGCCTTTTCATGGCCAATTTCGGTAAAAATGCCAtttttggatttttattttttgtgtgcgaaaagtcaattgatttcagaaaaacaaatttaatataactatttcttaaacttaaaattaaaaggataaaatcatattatgctagtaatatactttttttaaatcttattgaaatataattgagacatattaatcataaggcacttattatgccccccttttgaagaagagggggtatattgttttgcacatgtcggcctGTCAGCCTGtcggtccttctgtccgtccaccagatagtgtcctgatgataactaaagaacgctaaggcctaggatcatgaaacttcataggtatattgatcatgactggcagatgacccctattgattttcaggtcactaggtcaaaggtcaaggtcacagtgactcgaaatagtaaaaatagtaaaatggtttccagatgatccCTCAAgcatgcttacgcctaagattatgaaacttcataggtacattgacagtattctgccgtggatgcgcccttgcgtcattggcgcaaaaataaaagatttgtccCCACCTGTTTTCCGTATATGGGTCCACGAGCGCACAGGAATTAGTAATAAAAACTAATCAATTCAATTGGTAAGTCGGTAAGGTAATCGAGTGAGTGTGTAatcaaaacgaattatttcattgGACATGACGTCATTTTGAAGCCAATggtaaatttactttaataacactttattgcattggtaagttgagattataacaaccaatcaaaatggcggaaagtgaccggccgaagaaaacaaaatccattttactttttgtcctccggcaagtaaaattagaaaatatgacgataataataacaacaccccaacagagtcttcccaagtcccaacatcgtttagcaatgacaAAAAAGTCTACCCCTGGCCCTAAACATACGTTCCAAGCAAATTGGCTTCAAAAATTgtcttggtcactgtttgacaacaacgcAATGACATACACTTTGCGCATAAAGCACAAaaaaaacgcctttactatcggtcATTCTAATTATCGGACAAGTACTTTGACACATAATGCTGAGTTCAATGATCATAAATCTGTTGAAAGTTTTTGAATATGTTGACtattgtttgacagttttaaaaagtttttaaaatattcatggtTGAATTAGAATGTTACGTCCTGTGGACTTGCTgttagaagaaaacaaacaaatataagagtgcaagtaaaatataattagtttctgaaaattaccgtaaaacgttgtgtatagcgcgcatttatgtataacgcgcatctactttttaaagctaaaaatcgggaaaaaaagtttttgaagcaaaaaaatcgggggaaaaattccgtaccgcaggctaactgaaaatcgttatatttacattgccgatcttacgtattcttttattgcttcaattataaattatttttaagacgataacgatacaactagttggtgtttttttttaatcatattatgcgtaaaaataaatgtttggatttaaatgaattatgcatgaaatgcacactttccacgaggataccatcaaggttttcatcatatgtctccgatgtaactgtccacgattttatcgtggagtacacataacggatggattagttataactaagaaactgacattattgattggtattgtcacctggttattcatgcatgactaattcacaacagcgcgttttatttacaatgccgatatcatgcgttcttttcgaatctctaaaattgacag from Dreissena polymorpha isolate Duluth1 chromosome 10, UMN_Dpol_1.0, whole genome shotgun sequence encodes the following:
- the LOC127849206 gene encoding uncharacterized protein LOC127849206, whose translation is MQPTDLQGLSVELETVLGEIKSLQISQELSVQALLRTYKEHGAVMIEQMRGNLNFNIDDIDECGNSYVSTSGGHEQYLKEEMCWSVLFILNEFDNITVKELNEMRDEVISIKGSITSSIHKCTSLHNDLSHFHEFVQKIGDNKELCLIASIKCKHIIQQALTLLGKSGKVFNVQSITKHNVRIPSDKDVCNISGICVLPDGQVLVVDWINKNVKLLNQQYQVVSHWDVNAYPQAICLVTPSEVAVAVNYSNIGEVQFITVNQGKLVLGRKFQLQHQCRDIAHHQGDLFVTSGKELSKYMLNGKLICRLYQDRSTDTTDPALGGPRGLHVTPAGQVLVCGYLPYSVLQVGWEGESKLSTLATHKDGLWYPWSICYSSSTSSIIVGQQWNDILVFRVE